Sequence from the Bacillota bacterium genome:
GATATATTCCCGGTGTTGTGAAAGCCAGCTGGTAAAGGCGTAAAGGAGGTTAAAGAGGGATGATGACGGACCCGATCGCAGATTTCCTGACGCGGATTCGGAATGCCAATCAGGTTCACCGGGATCGCGTGGAAGTGCCTGCCTCCAAAATGAAAAAGGCTCTGGCAGAAATTCTCAAAAACGAGGGGTTCATCCGGAATTACGAATACATTGACGACGGGAAGCAGGGGATCCTGCGGTTGTATCTGAAATACGGGCCAAACCGCGAAAGGGTTATTACCGGACTCAAGCGCATCAGCAAGCCGGGCCTTCGGGTTTATGTCAAGAAGGACGAAATTCCCAGGGTCCTGGGTGGTTTGGGTGTGGCGGTTATTTCCACCCCGAAAGGGCTGATGACCGACAAGCAGGCCCGGCAGGAGGGCCTGGGTGGTGAGGTTATTTGCTACGTTTGGTAAGAGAGGTGATACCATGTCCAGAGTTGGACGCCTTCCGGTGGCGATACCGGCAGGAGTAGAGGTAAAGATCCACGACAACGGCGTTGAGGTCAAGGGCCCGAAAGGGAGGCTTTACAAAAAGTTCCATCCCGAGATCAGGGTTTCTCTTGAAGGCGGCCAGCTCGTGGTAGCGAGGCCCTCGGATGAAAAAGAGCACCGGGCGCTCCACGGCCTGACAAGGGCTCTCCTGCAGAATATGGTAGAAGGGGTGACGCGGGGCTTTTCCCGGAGCCTGGAACTGGTGGGAGTGGGTTACAGGGCGGCGAAGCAGGGAAAGAAGCTGGTCCTTACCGTGGGCTATTCCCACCCCGTGGAAATCGAGCCGGAGGAGGGCCTGGAAATCGAAGTTCCTGCCCCCAACAAGATTGTTGTCCGGGGAATCGATAAGGAAAAGGTGGGCGCCCTTGCCGCCCGCATCCGCAGTGTCCGCGAGCCTGAGCCTTATAAAGGAAAAGGGATTAAATACGAGGACGAGG
This genomic interval carries:
- the rpsH gene encoding 30S ribosomal protein S8; the encoded protein is MMTDPIADFLTRIRNANQVHRDRVEVPASKMKKALAEILKNEGFIRNYEYIDDGKQGILRLYLKYGPNRERVITGLKRISKPGLRVYVKKDEIPRVLGGLGVAVISTPKGLMTDKQARQEGLGGEVICYVW
- the rplF gene encoding 50S ribosomal protein L6, producing MSRVGRLPVAIPAGVEVKIHDNGVEVKGPKGRLYKKFHPEIRVSLEGGQLVVARPSDEKEHRALHGLTRALLQNMVEGVTRGFSRSLELVGVGYRAAKQGKKLVLTVGYSHPVEIEPEEGLEIEVPAPNKIVVRGIDKEKVGALAARIRSVREPEPYKGKGIKYEDEVIKRKVGKAGVKGKK